In Deinococcus roseus, a genomic segment contains:
- a CDS encoding DUF5693 family protein, whose translation MKSLRTLLYALLCLSLIPALILGWNRIQFERAQQVTVLTMDMPTLHDQALSTGKTDDELLAEYRQQGINGVAIFEDMVKDRIDRGELMMVGGYALKALHPEAKLRPNWAYYLSLKAGAAEDLVQRYTLQSEKAEVAGQTWYGFPVDLAAYPAGPNLPEINKRKAEGWVVSYRPWNHPAVRNPEQYLPEVPILIFNGLNLYNQDHPENQQVYLEAIRKSGAAVSLIEFTEQKGISDMTRVLPAVRVFSLSKEYQATLKPDDFASKVVLGARERYMQVLYIRPFNRVEDTAQMIAQVKKGLDTAGIRLGQPIPENYQPSDLLRWLSCVGPLVALILVALAYPLRWLGVVAAVGTLGLAVVVAGPGLMAFSLLAAMVFPALGFLLHRKTPWDWLRATLISFMGVFFLTGIGTTRAGMLGIEPFAGVSLTLLMPVVLYLGSLLPDQDIRKTLSELYNTKIQLGDLVVAGIGLAMMALIVLRRGNDTGASVSESEAALREFLQNGMIRPRFKDIMGHPAALLGLTGYFPPYITIAFLTVGVIGQASLVNTFEHFHTPLLISLLRAVNGIAFGLAISFVLIPLVRWLVKWFGQSRVVKA comes from the coding sequence GTGAAATCCCTCAGAACGCTGCTTTATGCGCTCCTGTGTTTAAGTCTGATTCCAGCCCTCATTCTGGGCTGGAACCGCATTCAATTTGAGCGGGCCCAGCAGGTGACGGTGCTGACCATGGACATGCCCACCCTGCACGACCAGGCCCTGTCCACGGGCAAAACCGACGATGAATTGCTGGCCGAGTACCGCCAGCAGGGCATCAATGGTGTGGCCATCTTTGAGGACATGGTCAAAGACCGCATTGACCGTGGAGAACTGATGATGGTGGGCGGCTACGCCCTGAAGGCCCTGCACCCGGAGGCAAAACTGCGTCCCAACTGGGCTTACTACCTCAGCCTGAAAGCCGGTGCTGCCGAGGATCTGGTGCAGCGCTACACCCTGCAATCCGAGAAAGCCGAAGTGGCGGGTCAGACCTGGTACGGTTTCCCGGTGGATCTGGCGGCTTACCCTGCAGGCCCCAACCTGCCAGAGATCAACAAACGCAAAGCCGAAGGCTGGGTGGTCAGTTACCGCCCCTGGAACCATCCCGCGGTCAGGAACCCCGAGCAGTACCTGCCTGAAGTGCCCATCCTGATTTTCAATGGCCTGAACCTCTACAACCAGGACCATCCTGAAAACCAGCAGGTGTACCTGGAGGCCATTCGCAAAAGCGGAGCTGCTGTGTCCCTGATTGAATTCACAGAACAGAAGGGGATCTCTGACATGACCAGAGTGCTGCCTGCGGTGCGGGTGTTCAGCCTCAGCAAGGAGTACCAGGCCACCCTCAAACCCGATGATTTTGCCTCCAAGGTGGTGCTGGGGGCCAGGGAGCGCTACATGCAGGTGCTGTACATCCGGCCTTTCAACCGGGTGGAGGACACCGCCCAGATGATTGCACAGGTGAAAAAAGGACTGGATACAGCTGGTATTCGTCTGGGACAGCCCATCCCTGAAAACTACCAGCCCAGTGACCTGCTGCGCTGGCTGAGTTGTGTGGGACCGCTGGTGGCCCTGATCCTGGTGGCCCTGGCCTACCCCCTGCGCTGGCTGGGTGTGGTGGCTGCAGTGGGCACCCTGGGTCTGGCTGTGGTGGTGGCCGGTCCCGGTCTGATGGCGTTCTCTTTGCTGGCCGCCATGGTCTTTCCTGCGCTGGGTTTTCTGCTGCACCGCAAAACCCCCTGGGACTGGCTGAGGGCCACCCTGATCAGCTTCATGGGGGTGTTCTTCCTGACCGGCATTGGCACCACCCGTGCAGGCATGCTGGGGATTGAACCCTTTGCCGGGGTGTCCCTGACTTTGCTGATGCCTGTGGTGCTGTACCTGGGCAGTCTGCTGCCCGATCAGGACATCCGCAAAACGCTTTCAGAGCTGTACAACACCAAAATTCAACTGGGTGACCTGGTGGTGGCCGGAATCGGTCTGGCGATGATGGCCCTGATCGTGCTGCGCCGGGGCAACGACACTGGAGCCAGTGTCTCTGAGTCAGAAGCGGCCCTGCGTGAATTTCTGCAAAACGGCATGATCCGTCCCCGCTTCAAAGACATCATGGGGCACCCTGCGGCATTGCTTGGCCTCACAGGATATTTTCCGCCCTACATCACCATTGCCTTCCTGACGGTGGGGGTGATCGGGCAGGCCAGTCTGGTCAACACCTTCGAGCACTTCCACACCCCGCTGCTGATCAGTTTGCTGCGGGCGGTCAATGGCATTGCTTTCGGACTGGCCATCAGCTTTGTGCTGATTCCCCTGGTGCGCTGGCTGGTGAAGTGGTTTGGTCAGTCCAGGGTGGTGAAAGCATGA
- a CDS encoding S41 family peptidase, translating to MTRILPALMVLSLSITACTQKVATTPSRWFDEATLILQKQYYGHQKQRLQPLIENHQQHLKKLCYQTCSWNTAETELKNLLKDLADPHTFYRTPEQHKQDAGQQVALGIQLAFLKDQNAHLILRVKEDSPAAKAGLRRGDAILTVNGVPCTPEHETLLKTTIQQGQPFQGTVHRPGKGRWQLTLQGKQPAGGFMPALVTAGLPAGIGLLTVPDFDSWQKVSHSIHALIKTAQDARLNTLVLDLRGNPGGYVWEMLSSASAFMKQVDTVDAFPARKVHLVGWEGKVRQEGKLYLPFFYRAPTPHLWTGKLLVLVNPKTASAAESLAYTLQLQHRATVIGEPTQGLLNTTTQDHPLSNGGTLVVAITRTQQPSGAPYPERITPDLPIKDDLVALMQTGQDRMLQAALEVAQSGTPSP from the coding sequence ATGACCAGAATTTTACCTGCCCTGATGGTGCTCTCACTCAGCATCACAGCCTGCACCCAGAAGGTCGCCACCACACCTTCTAGGTGGTTTGATGAAGCCACCCTGATTTTGCAGAAACAGTATTACGGGCATCAAAAGCAACGCCTGCAACCCCTGATTGAGAACCACCAGCAGCACCTCAAAAAGCTGTGCTACCAAACTTGCAGCTGGAACACTGCAGAAACCGAACTGAAAAACCTGCTGAAAGACCTGGCTGACCCACACACCTTTTACCGCACCCCTGAACAACACAAGCAGGATGCAGGCCAGCAGGTGGCGCTGGGCATTCAACTGGCATTTCTCAAGGACCAGAACGCGCACCTGATCCTGCGGGTGAAGGAAGACAGTCCTGCCGCAAAAGCGGGGCTCAGGCGCGGGGATGCCATTCTGACCGTCAATGGCGTGCCCTGCACCCCTGAACACGAAACCTTGCTGAAAACCACCATCCAGCAAGGCCAGCCTTTTCAGGGGACTGTGCACCGTCCAGGGAAAGGCCGCTGGCAACTGACTTTGCAGGGCAAACAACCTGCTGGAGGCTTCATGCCCGCTCTGGTCACCGCGGGTCTGCCAGCAGGCATCGGCTTGCTGACGGTGCCCGATTTTGACAGCTGGCAAAAAGTCAGTCACAGCATCCATGCCCTGATCAAAACCGCCCAGGATGCCCGGCTCAACACCCTGGTGCTGGACCTGAGGGGCAATCCTGGAGGGTATGTGTGGGAAATGCTGTCCAGTGCATCTGCTTTCATGAAACAGGTGGACACCGTCGATGCATTCCCTGCACGCAAAGTGCACCTGGTGGGATGGGAAGGCAAAGTCAGACAGGAAGGCAAACTGTACCTGCCCTTTTTCTACCGTGCCCCCACACCCCACCTCTGGACAGGCAAACTCCTGGTGCTGGTCAATCCAAAAACAGCTTCCGCAGCAGAGTCCCTGGCCTACACCCTGCAATTGCAACACCGGGCCACCGTGATTGGAGAACCCACCCAGGGGTTGCTGAACACCACCACCCAGGACCATCCCCTTTCCAATGGTGGAACCCTGGTGGTGGCCATCACCCGCACCCAGCAACCCTCGGGGGCACCCTATCCTGAACGCATCACCCCTGACCTGCCCATCAAAGATGATCTGGTGGCCCTGATGCAAACCGGTCAGGACCGGATGTTGCAAGCAGCCCTGGAAGTGGCCCAATCTGGCACACCCTCGCCTTGA
- a CDS encoding S41 family peptidase, with protein sequence MWGKLTVLWWMCGMGLAASPAEDLYDQSTRTLQDNYFGYSAQDLPALVETHHQQLQAVCKPRADSCPVELGRDALEHLLAELNDPHTYYLYPEESVERDRAQAGQGPLTPRIGLTTAPVPGGGGRVVLFVRDDGPAFRAGMKPGDLITGVAGKSLSAREDGGSLIAEYSQKHLPFELTIKRGTDILHFTLQAEVLTQAPLPTLTTGAGLPNDVGLLQIPDFEAYQEVGFKVHNLVKEAQSKNLKALIVDLRNNEGGLLVELLSAVAAFAPNPALLSMGKTETTRLEYRRGSLQVRINNQFAGQYYAMTFPQMWTGKLAVLVNKDTASSGEYFAYYLQKLGVTVIGEPTAGLLNTASQTFDLPDRGALVITTVKSASPDGTFYPERLTPDIMISDDLLARAGNLVDPLVQRALEELDLTL encoded by the coding sequence ATGTGGGGGAAACTCACGGTGCTGTGGTGGATGTGTGGGATGGGGCTGGCAGCCAGTCCAGCAGAAGACCTGTACGATCAATCCACCAGAACGTTGCAGGACAACTATTTCGGGTACAGTGCGCAAGACCTGCCTGCACTGGTGGAAACCCACCACCAGCAATTGCAGGCGGTCTGCAAACCCAGGGCAGACAGTTGCCCGGTGGAACTGGGCCGGGATGCCCTGGAACACCTGCTGGCTGAACTCAACGACCCACACACCTATTACCTTTACCCCGAAGAAAGCGTGGAGCGGGACCGTGCTCAGGCTGGTCAGGGTCCCCTCACCCCCAGAATCGGCCTGACCACTGCCCCGGTTCCTGGCGGAGGTGGACGGGTGGTGCTTTTCGTGCGGGACGATGGACCGGCTTTTCGTGCTGGCATGAAGCCCGGAGACTTGATCACCGGGGTGGCAGGCAAGAGCCTGTCTGCCCGCGAAGATGGCGGTTCCCTGATTGCAGAGTATTCCCAGAAACACCTGCCTTTCGAGTTGACCATCAAACGGGGCACCGACATCCTGCATTTCACCTTGCAGGCAGAGGTGCTGACCCAGGCCCCCCTGCCCACCCTGACCACCGGAGCAGGCTTGCCCAATGACGTGGGCCTGCTGCAAATTCCTGATTTTGAGGCCTATCAGGAGGTGGGCTTCAAGGTGCACAACCTGGTCAAAGAAGCCCAGAGCAAAAACCTCAAGGCCCTGATTGTGGATTTGCGCAACAACGAGGGCGGCCTGCTGGTGGAATTGCTCAGTGCAGTGGCTGCTTTTGCCCCCAATCCGGCTTTGCTGAGCATGGGCAAAACCGAAACCACCCGGCTGGAATACCGCAGGGGTTCCCTGCAGGTGCGCATCAACAACCAATTTGCAGGGCAGTATTACGCCATGACCTTCCCGCAGATGTGGACAGGCAAACTGGCCGTGCTGGTCAACAAAGACACGGCTTCCAGCGGAGAATACTTTGCGTATTACCTGCAAAAACTGGGGGTCACTGTGATCGGTGAACCCACCGCAGGGCTGCTGAACACCGCTTCCCAGACTTTTGATTTGCCAGACAGAGGGGCGCTGGTGATCACCACCGTCAAATCGGCGAGCCCGGATGGCACCTTCTATCCTGAACGACTGACCCCCGATATCATGATCTCTGATGACCTGCTGGCCCGCGCAGGAAACCTGGTGGATCCGCTGGTCCAACGTGCCCTGGAGGAACTTGATTTGACCTTATGA
- the udk gene encoding uridine kinase, translated as MQKPFLIGLAGGTGCGKTTVTERIVDTVGADRVTVIVQDNYYRDQANMDFPERLQTNYDHPAAFDWELLLAHLDALMNGVGVDMPTYDFVEYTRAKETVHLKPSPVVVLDGIFSLYEEKIRQLMGLKIFVDADADVRFIRRLLRDTEERGRSVQSVIDQYLDYVRPMHLQFIEPTKRYADVIIPHGGHNEPALQMLSARIRSLGQS; from the coding sequence GTGCAAAAACCTTTCTTGATTGGCCTTGCCGGAGGCACCGGATGTGGAAAAACCACCGTGACAGAACGCATTGTGGACACTGTGGGTGCAGACCGCGTGACCGTGATCGTGCAGGACAACTACTACCGGGATCAGGCCAACATGGATTTCCCAGAACGCCTGCAAACCAACTACGACCACCCGGCAGCGTTTGACTGGGAGTTGCTGCTGGCCCATCTGGATGCCCTGATGAATGGGGTCGGGGTGGACATGCCCACCTATGACTTTGTGGAATACACCCGTGCAAAAGAAACCGTGCACCTGAAACCCAGTCCGGTGGTGGTGCTGGACGGAATCTTTTCCCTGTACGAAGAAAAAATCCGCCAGCTGATGGGCCTGAAGATCTTTGTGGATGCCGATGCCGATGTGCGTTTCATCCGCCGCCTGCTCAGGGACACCGAAGAGCGGGGCCGCAGTGTGCAGAGCGTGATCGACCAGTACCTGGATTACGTGCGTCCCATGCACCTGCAGTTCATCGAACCCACCAAGCGTTACGCCGATGTGATCATTCCCCACGGTGGGCACAATGAACCTGCCCTGCAGATGCTCTCTGCAAGGATTCGCAGCCTGGGACAATCCTGA
- a CDS encoding ROK family protein, giving the protein MSLIGVDLGGTKIAVAVVQDGTITHKSVEPTPKDGWVSVLDQIARQVEELRQHVPNVETVGVGLPGPLDFKLGLVKFAPNIYGFENVPVRSYLAEKLNMHVDIENDANAAALGEGVYGAGRGTDSSVFVTISTGIGGGIVLNGRVIRGAHGVGGEIGHVTALPYGTVAGSGVVGGLEALCSGTAIARDASFALNKPTTTAEAFQLAQEGHPLARRVVETAMTHIGILVANLQLTIDPEMFVLGGGVSSVGEYFINFVRETAIERLGNFDVRPVLRLAELGTDAGVIGAALAGRRY; this is encoded by the coding sequence ATGTCACTGATCGGCGTAGACCTTGGAGGCACCAAAATTGCAGTTGCAGTGGTGCAAGATGGAACCATCACCCACAAGAGCGTGGAACCCACCCCCAAAGACGGCTGGGTCAGCGTGCTGGACCAGATTGCCCGCCAGGTGGAAGAACTGCGGCAGCATGTTCCCAACGTGGAAACCGTGGGTGTGGGGCTCCCCGGTCCGCTGGACTTCAAACTGGGCCTGGTGAAATTCGCCCCCAACATTTACGGCTTTGAAAACGTGCCTGTGCGCAGCTACCTGGCCGAGAAACTGAACATGCACGTGGACATCGAGAATGACGCCAACGCTGCCGCCCTCGGTGAAGGGGTGTACGGTGCAGGTCGCGGCACCGACTCCAGCGTTTTCGTGACCATCTCCACCGGCATTGGTGGCGGCATCGTGCTGAATGGCCGGGTCATCCGGGGCGCACACGGGGTCGGCGGCGAAATCGGTCACGTGACCGCCCTGCCTTATGGCACCGTGGCAGGTTCTGGTGTGGTGGGCGGTCTGGAAGCCCTGTGCAGCGGCACCGCCATTGCCAGAGATGCCAGCTTCGCACTCAACAAGCCCACCACCACCGCAGAAGCCTTCCAGCTGGCCCAGGAAGGCCATCCGCTGGCCAGACGCGTGGTGGAAACCGCCATGACCCACATCGGGATTCTGGTGGCCAACCTGCAGCTCACCATCGACCCTGAAATGTTCGTGCTGGGCGGAGGGGTCAGCAGCGTGGGCGAGTACTTCATCAACTTTGTGCGGGAAACCGCCATTGAGCGTCTGGGCAACTTCGATGTGCGCCCGGTGCTGCGCCTGGCCGAACTGGGCACCGATGCTGGCGTGATTGGCGCTGCACTGGCCGGACGCCGGTACTGA
- a CDS encoding acyl-CoA thioesterase, whose product MPSPLVTDIQIRFGDTDMLGHINNAAYVQYLEVARMQMVQEARKRGIPNFNFVLAHISLDFRREIKLGQQVQVETTVVKIGKSSFEMAYQVLADGVVCSTAKSVQVGIDPQAMTSAVLPDAVRGFLTSLMDPQEEV is encoded by the coding sequence ATGCCCAGCCCACTTGTCACCGACATCCAGATCCGATTTGGAGACACCGACATGCTGGGACACATCAACAATGCTGCCTACGTGCAGTACCTTGAAGTGGCCCGCATGCAAATGGTGCAGGAAGCAAGAAAACGCGGCATCCCCAATTTCAATTTTGTGCTGGCCCACATCAGCCTGGACTTCAGGCGCGAAATCAAGCTGGGTCAGCAGGTTCAGGTTGAAACAACGGTTGTGAAAATCGGCAAGAGCAGTTTCGAAATGGCGTACCAGGTTCTGGCAGATGGTGTGGTGTGCAGCACCGCCAAAAGTGTTCAGGTGGGGATCGATCCCCAGGCCATGACCTCTGCGGTGCTCCCGGATGCAGTCCGGGGGTTTCTGACCAGCCTGATGGATCCACAGGAGGAAGTTTAA
- the folE2 gene encoding GTP cyclohydrolase FolE2 — protein sequence MANHNPTLIQGSSRLPTKQERHRLFGSVDPIPGNKPTEKERMVDLQNTPKNFLFALDQVGISSVKHPAVVRSSLNPTLQTTVANFALTTSLVQDSKGINMSRLTEQLDVYHQQGWELSVRSLCQFAEELAGRMKQSAATIEVTFPWFYERPAPVSGLTGLMHAEAFMKVHFDEVAGFTATVGLKATVTTLCPCSKEISEYSAHNQRGIVTAEIELLDPQTDWDWKKALLEAEESNASACMHPILKRPDEKKITETAYENPRFVEDMVRLVAADLYEMPEVSAFFVECRNEESIHLHDAIARVRYRK from the coding sequence ATGGCAAATCACAACCCCACCCTGATTCAGGGCAGCTCCCGTCTTCCCACCAAACAGGAACGCCACAGGCTGTTTGGCTCTGTGGACCCCATCCCTGGCAACAAACCCACCGAAAAAGAGAGAATGGTGGATTTGCAGAACACGCCGAAAAACTTCCTGTTTGCACTGGACCAGGTCGGCATTTCCAGCGTCAAACATCCTGCAGTGGTGCGTTCCAGCCTGAACCCCACCCTGCAGACCACCGTGGCGAATTTTGCCCTCACCACCAGTCTGGTGCAGGACTCCAAGGGCATCAACATGAGCCGCCTGACCGAGCAACTGGATGTCTACCACCAGCAGGGCTGGGAACTGAGCGTCAGGAGCCTCTGCCAGTTTGCAGAGGAACTGGCGGGCCGCATGAAGCAAAGTGCGGCCACCATTGAGGTGACCTTCCCCTGGTTTTATGAACGTCCTGCTCCTGTGTCGGGCCTGACCGGTCTGATGCACGCCGAGGCCTTCATGAAGGTTCATTTTGATGAGGTCGCAGGCTTCACCGCCACCGTGGGCCTGAAAGCCACCGTGACCACCCTGTGCCCCTGCAGCAAGGAAATCAGCGAGTACAGCGCCCACAACCAGCGTGGCATTGTCACTGCAGAAATCGAGCTTCTGGACCCCCAGACCGACTGGGACTGGAAGAAAGCCCTGCTGGAAGCCGAGGAAAGCAACGCCAGCGCCTGCATGCACCCCATCCTCAAACGCCCGGATGAGAAGAAAATCACCGAGACCGCCTATGAAAACCCCCGTTTTGTGGAAGACATGGTGCGTCTGGTCGCTGCAGACCTCTACGAGATGCCCGAAGTGAGCGCCTTCTTCGTGGAGTGCCGCAACGAGGAAAGCATCCATTTGCACGACGCGATTGCACGGGTGCGTTACCGGAAGTAA
- the csaB gene encoding polysaccharide pyruvyl transferase CsaB, with amino-acid sequence MKVLLSGYYGFDNTGDEAILLAITRELRALGHEPVVLSNNPEQTMNFTGVKAFPRMKPQGLLPALMGCQVLLSGGGGLLQDKTSTRNLTYYLTVIQTAKMLGKRVAVFNQSIGPLSEEGKKRIQGPLSRTINIVRDQKSKNLLESLGLKASLGGDPALLLRPSKTLPRDPSRIVIAPRGDETDITDRLKPVVRDLTARGYRVQIISFHPHVDDVAARALQQAGQNVEVLSTSDPQLALDQISAAGHVIGVRLHAVILAAAARVKFTGIHYDPKVEGFCDDALMPTFPRDFNPTELLHTIIRDVKPDWTGVEAMTLRARESFRLAVEGA; translated from the coding sequence ATGAAAGTGCTGCTCAGCGGTTACTACGGTTTTGACAACACCGGAGATGAAGCCATTTTGCTGGCCATCACCCGTGAACTCCGTGCCCTGGGCCATGAACCAGTGGTGCTCAGCAACAACCCCGAGCAGACCATGAATTTCACGGGTGTGAAAGCCTTTCCCCGCATGAAGCCGCAGGGTTTGTTGCCTGCCCTGATGGGCTGCCAGGTGCTGCTGTCTGGTGGCGGTGGGCTCCTGCAGGACAAAACCAGCACCCGCAACCTCACCTATTACCTGACCGTGATCCAGACTGCAAAAATGCTGGGAAAACGGGTGGCGGTGTTCAACCAGAGCATCGGTCCCCTCTCGGAAGAAGGCAAGAAGCGCATTCAGGGGCCTTTAAGCCGCACCATCAACATTGTGCGCGACCAGAAAAGCAAGAACCTGCTGGAAAGCCTGGGTCTCAAAGCCTCTCTGGGAGGAGATCCCGCTTTGCTGCTCCGGCCCTCCAAAACCCTCCCCAGAGACCCCAGTCGCATTGTGATCGCCCCCAGAGGAGACGAAACCGACATCACCGACCGCCTGAAACCCGTCGTGCGAGACCTCACGGCCAGGGGATACCGGGTGCAGATCATCTCCTTTCATCCCCATGTGGACGATGTGGCCGCCCGTGCTTTGCAGCAGGCTGGACAGAACGTGGAGGTGCTCTCCACCAGCGACCCACAACTGGCCCTGGACCAGATTTCTGCTGCCGGGCACGTGATCGGGGTGCGCCTGCATGCGGTGATTCTGGCTGCTGCTGCACGGGTCAAGTTCACCGGCATCCATTACGACCCCAAAGTGGAGGGCTTCTGTGATGATGCCCTGATGCCCACCTTCCCCAGAGACTTCAACCCCACCGAACTGCTGCACACCATCATCCGGGATGTCAAACCCGACTGGACCGGCGTGGAAGCCATGACCTTGCGGGCCAGGGAGAGTTTCAGGCTGGCTGTGGAAGGGGCCTGA
- a CDS encoding MFS transporter: MDRAGLTVQRMNLLLALRNVVFYSNFAAFALYVPLYARHFEVSTSVIGLGSLMTALASFVFSTFFLAKLVERLGDRRLHRFMWLASSLCVLLIFLLGKSTPFLYPIITGGLGAALMTLMPLNDIAATTTLNGVKPTYGLVRVAGSLSFMVTTLILGPLVDRLGHGVIPVWMISVTLLAQVLNNSVTFLKVQRDVATLQKPAPGTRRASLLMLLPVLATIILLSASHAAYNNFGSVLLEGLGLSGTQLSRVFAVAVVAESVAFFVADRFKLPFFPVAVLAAGLAIFRWWLWFSQPGYLVLILSQMFHSITFATMQLAFMKYSQTLGNQTRQLLISVYGGVGMQLFPGFTTFVLGFFIDRYNTQVFLLSMVLAGLSLTLAMLQVRKVQAASSQVVP, translated from the coding sequence ATGGACCGCGCTGGCCTGACCGTTCAACGCATGAACCTGCTGCTGGCGCTGCGGAATGTGGTGTTCTATTCCAACTTTGCAGCGTTTGCCCTCTATGTGCCGCTGTATGCCCGGCACTTTGAAGTCTCCACCTCTGTCATTGGATTGGGGAGCCTGATGACGGCGCTGGCCAGTTTTGTGTTCAGCACTTTTTTTCTGGCCAAACTGGTGGAGCGTCTGGGGGACCGCAGGTTGCACCGGTTCATGTGGCTGGCCTCCAGCCTGTGTGTGCTGTTGATCTTCCTGCTGGGCAAGAGCACACCATTTCTGTACCCCATCATCACGGGAGGGCTGGGAGCAGCCCTGATGACCCTGATGCCACTCAATGACATTGCGGCCACCACCACCCTGAATGGCGTGAAACCCACATATGGATTGGTGCGGGTGGCTGGATCCCTGAGTTTCATGGTGACCACCCTGATTCTGGGTCCTCTGGTGGACCGCCTCGGGCATGGGGTGATTCCAGTATGGATGATTTCGGTGACTTTGCTGGCCCAGGTCCTCAACAACAGCGTGACCTTCCTGAAGGTCCAGCGGGATGTGGCAACCCTGCAGAAACCGGCACCTGGAACCCGAAGAGCCAGTCTTTTGATGCTGCTTCCAGTGCTGGCCACCATCATTTTGCTGTCGGCATCGCACGCGGCCTACAACAATTTCGGGTCGGTGCTGCTGGAAGGGCTGGGGCTCTCTGGAACACAACTTTCGCGGGTCTTTGCAGTTGCAGTGGTGGCAGAATCGGTGGCGTTTTTTGTGGCAGACCGCTTCAAACTGCCTTTTTTCCCGGTGGCAGTGCTGGCAGCAGGTCTGGCGATTTTCCGCTGGTGGTTGTGGTTCAGTCAGCCCGGGTATCTGGTCTTGATCCTGTCCCAGATGTTTCACTCCATCACGTTTGCCACCATGCAACTGGCCTTCATGAAATACTCCCAGACCCTGGGCAACCAGACCCGACAGCTCCTCATCAGCGTGTACGGAGGGGTGGGCATGCAGCTCTTTCCGGGCTTCACCACCTTTGTGCTGGGGTTTTTCATTGACCGTTACAACACCCAGGTGTTTCTGCTTTCCATGGTGCTTGCTGGCCTGTCCCTGACCCTCGCTATGTTGCAGGTGCGCAAAGTGCAGGCGGCTTCTTCTCAGGTGGTTCCCTGA
- a CDS encoding adenylosuccinate synthase has protein sequence MPGIAIIGAQWGDEGKGKVIDFLSPDAHFVARYQGGANAGHTVKAKGKTYKLNLLPSGVLRDGVVSILGDGMVIDPWKFLQERESLIEGGLNPTLHISQNAHLVLPHHKSVDARKDFVGTTGRGIGPAYADRARRVGVRMGDLKDDAVLLERLAHLIEAKPNSTKEVGWTSPEIAIKDLQEIREKLSPFVADTGAMLRQAVKDNRNILFEGAQATLLDLNYGTYPFVTSSHPTVGGIIVGTGVSHKAINKVYGVAKAFQTRVGHGPFATEVFGEMEHRLRGDGSKPWDEFGTTTGRPRRVGWLDLELLKYAVDLNGFDGLAINKVDVLSGLETLKVCVGYGSEGQPIYKEMKGWGDTENATSRETLPKEAQAYLDLIEEHTQCPVVLFATGPEREKTFGEVHW, from the coding sequence ATGCCAGGAATTGCAATCATCGGGGCGCAGTGGGGAGACGAAGGCAAAGGCAAAGTCATCGATTTCCTCTCACCAGACGCGCACTTTGTCGCCCGTTACCAGGGCGGGGCCAACGCCGGTCACACCGTCAAGGCCAAAGGAAAAACCTACAAACTGAACCTGCTGCCCAGCGGCGTGCTGCGCGACGGGGTGGTCAGCATCCTGGGTGACGGCATGGTCATCGATCCCTGGAAATTCCTGCAGGAGCGCGAATCCCTGATCGAGGGTGGCCTCAACCCCACCCTGCACATCAGCCAGAACGCCCACCTCGTGCTGCCCCACCACAAGAGCGTGGATGCCCGCAAAGACTTCGTGGGCACCACCGGACGCGGCATCGGACCTGCTTACGCAGACCGTGCCCGCCGTGTGGGTGTGCGCATGGGTGACCTCAAAGACGACGCTGTGCTGCTCGAGCGTCTGGCCCACCTGATTGAGGCCAAACCCAACTCCACAAAAGAAGTGGGCTGGACCAGTCCTGAAATCGCCATCAAAGACCTGCAGGAGATCCGCGAAAAGCTCTCCCCTTTTGTGGCAGACACTGGAGCCATGCTGCGCCAGGCTGTCAAGGACAACCGCAACATCCTGTTTGAAGGCGCACAGGCCACCCTGCTGGACCTGAATTACGGCACCTACCCCTTCGTGACCAGCTCCCACCCCACCGTGGGCGGCATCATTGTGGGCACCGGGGTGAGCCACAAGGCCATCAACAAGGTGTACGGTGTGGCCAAAGCCTTCCAGACCCGCGTCGGACATGGACCTTTCGCCACCGAAGTTTTCGGCGAGATGGAACACCGCCTGCGTGGAGATGGCAGCAAACCCTGGGACGAATTCGGCACCACCACCGGACGCCCCCGCCGGGTCGGCTGGCTGGACCTCGAACTGCTGAAGTACGCTGTGGACCTCAACGGCTTTGACGGCCTCGCCATCAACAAAGTGGACGTGCTCTCCGGTCTGGAAACCCTCAAGGTCTGCGTGGGTTACGGCTCCGAAGGCCAGCCCATCTACAAAGAAATGAAAGGCTGGGGAGACACCGAAAACGCCACCAGCCGCGAAACCCTCCCCAAAGAAGCCCAGGCCTACCTGGACCTGATTGAGGAGCACACCCAGTGCCCCGTGGTGCTGTTCGCCACTGGCCCGGAGCGCGAAAAAACCTTCGGCGAAGTGCACTGGTAA